The genomic window TAAAAATAATGCGGCAAGTGCCAACCCGATGATGATGTCTGGCCAGCCGGAATGGGTGAGCCACACACCGAGCGCGGCAAACAGCACCGAGATATTGGCAATGATGTCGTTACGGGAGCACAGCCAGACAGAACTCATATTGATATCGTCCTCCCGATGCCGCCAGAGCAGGAGGAAGCACGCGCCGTTTGCTGCAAGCGCCAGCAAGCCGATTGCCCCGATGGCCTCGTATACGGGAAGCTGAGGAACTTCGATCCGGTAGATCGCCTGACTAAGCACAAACAGACCGAATGCCGCCATGATGCCACCCTTGAACAGCGCCGCCCTGGCTTTCATCGCCGCGCCGCGCGCCACGACGTACAGGCTGAATCCGTACACCAAGGCGTCACCCAGCATATCCAGCGAATCGGCAACCAGCGAAACCGAATTCCCGAGCAATCCTGCCGTGAGTTCGACGACAAACATGACGGCATTGATAGCCATCACTATTTTTAGCGTCGAACTTTGGCGGCGGCGGAGCGCGTCAAGTTCACAAGATTTGTCATTGCAACAGTTAGCCATTACCTAGCTCCAATTAAAATTAGTCATCTGATTTCTCGGCTTTTGACTAGTGCATAGATCACGGGGATCACCACCAGCGTCAGCACCGTCGAGGAGACCATGCCACCAACCATGGGAGCGGCTATGCGGCTCATCACTTCCGAGCCAGTGCCGCTGCTCCACATGATCGGCAGCAGGCCTGCCATGATTGCCGTGACGGTCATCATCTTCGGGCGCACGCGTTCCACCGCGCCTTCCATGATGGCGGAATGCAGATCATGTGGTGCCGGAGACCGCCCTTCTGCTGCGCAACGTGTCTGGGCCTCCTGCCATGCGTTTTCCAGATAGATCAGCATCACCACTCCAGTCTCCGCAGCCACACCCGCTAGCGCGATAAAGCCCACCGCCACCGCCACGCTGAGGTTGTAGCCGAGCAGCCACAGCAGCCACACGCCGCCGACCAGTGCGAAGGGCACGGACAGCATCACAATCACCGATTCGGTGACACGTTTGAAATTGAGATACAGCAGCAGGAAGATGAGAAGCAGCGTGATGGGGATTACGACCTTCATCTTCGCAGCAGCCCGCTCCATGTACTCGAACTGCCCGCTCCAGGTCGCGTAGTAGCCCGATGGAAACTTCACCTTCTCTGCCACCGCCTTGCGCGCCTCGGCCACGTAGGAGCCGATGTCCCGGTCGCGGATGTCCACGTAGATGTAGGCCGACAACAGCGCGTTCTCGGTGCGGATTGAAGGAGCGCCCTTGCCGATGCTCACCCGCGCGAGCTGGCCGAGCGGGATCATCGCCCCGCCCATGGTCGGCACGAGAACTTCGCCCGCGATCTTCTCCGGCGTGTTGCGCAGCTCACGCGGATAGCGCACGTTTACCCCAAAGCGCTCCAGCCCCTCCACCGTGGTGGTGACGGTCTCGCCACCCAGCGCGGTGGCAATCACCTCTTGTACCTCATTGATACTCAGACCATAGCGTGCGAGCTGTGCTCGATCCGGATCGATATTGAGGTAGAAGCCGCCAGTGATGCGCTCGGCGAAAGCGCTGGTCGTGCCGGGAATGGTCTTCACCACCGCTTCGATCTCCTTCGCAAGTTTCTCCATCTCGCCGAGGTCTTTGCCGAATACCTTGATACCGATGGGCGTGCGGATACCGGTGGAGAGCATGTCGATGCGCGCCTTGATCGGCATGGTCCACGAGTTCGCCACGCCGGGGAATTGCAATGCCTTGTCCATTTCGGCGATCAGCTTGTCGGTGGTCATGCCGTCGCGCCATTCCTCCTGCGGCTTGAGGTTGATCACGGTCTCGAACATCTCCAGCGGTGCCGGGTCGGTGGCCGTCTGCGCGCGCCCGGCCTTGCCATACACGGAGGCGACTTCCGGAAAGCTCTTGATGATCTTGTTCTGCGTCTGCAGCAGTTCGGCGGCCTTGGTCACCGACATGCCCGGCAGCGAGGCGGGCATGTAGAACAGCGTGCCCTCGTTCAGCGTGGGCATAAATTCGCTGCCCAGTTTCATCACGGGATAGAGCGTCAGTCCCATCGCCAGCAATGCCACCGCGATGGTGGCCTGTTTGCGGCGCAGCACGGTATCGATAACCGGGCGATAGACGGCAATCAGCCATCGGTTCAGCGGGTTCTCAGATTCCGGCCTGATATGGCCACGGATGAACAGCAGCATCAGCACCGGCACCAGCGTCACCGACAGCAGCGCCGCACCCGCCATCGCGAAGGTCTTGGTGAACGCCAGTGGCGCGAACAGGCGCCCCTCCTGCGCCTCCAGAGTGAACACTGGGAGGAAAGACACGGTG from Ferriphaselus amnicola includes these protein-coding regions:
- a CDS encoding cation transporter; amino-acid sequence: MANCCNDKSCELDALRRRQSSTLKIVMAINAVMFVVELTAGLLGNSVSLVADSLDMLGDALVYGFSLYVVARGAAMKARAALFKGGIMAAFGLFVLSQAIYRIEVPQLPVYEAIGAIGLLALAANGACFLLLWRHREDDINMSSVWLCSRNDIIANISVLFAALGVWLTHSGWPDIIIGLALAALFLRSALHVLRESITELRVVNAITATVGGDHGSVCLDQGARNQTFNGSRKT
- a CDS encoding efflux RND transporter permease subunit, producing MLGKIIEWSARNLFLVLLATLFVTLAGIYAVVKTPLDALPDLSDVQVIVYTEYPGQAPQVVEDQVTYPLTTAMLAVPKSKVVRGFSFFGASFVYVIFEDGTDIYWARSRVLEYLNQAAGRLPRGVSPQLGPDASGVGWVYQYAVLSDKHNLAELRTMQDWYLRYQLNKAHGVAEVASIGGFVQQYQVTVDPVKLRAYDIPLAKVAQVIRDSNRDVGGRVVEMAETEYMVRGKGYLHGKADLETLVVKAENGTPVLLRDIARVELGPDERRGLTELNGEGEVVSGIAMARYGQNALEVIANIKDKIAEVSAGLPEGVSIQAVYDRSELIERAIATLKRTLFEEGLIVAAVCMVFLMHARSALVAIVMLPIGVLIAFLAMRALNLNSNIMSLGGIAIAIGAMVDAAIVMIENAHKHLERIKEGEHRFGAILTACQEVGPSLFFSLLIITVSFLPVFTLEAQEGRLFAPLAFTKTFAMAGAALLSVTLVPVLMLLFIRGHIRPESENPLNRWLIAVYRPVIDTVLRRKQATIAVALLAMGLTLYPVMKLGSEFMPTLNEGTLFYMPASLPGMSVTKAAELLQTQNKIIKSFPEVASVYGKAGRAQTATDPAPLEMFETVINLKPQEEWRDGMTTDKLIAEMDKALQFPGVANSWTMPIKARIDMLSTGIRTPIGIKVFGKDLGEMEKLAKEIEAVVKTIPGTTSAFAERITGGFYLNIDPDRAQLARYGLSINEVQEVIATALGGETVTTTVEGLERFGVNVRYPRELRNTPEKIAGEVLVPTMGGAMIPLGQLARVSIGKGAPSIRTENALLSAYIYVDIRDRDIGSYVAEARKAVAEKVKFPSGYYATWSGQFEYMERAAAKMKVVIPITLLLIFLLLYLNFKRVTESVIVMLSVPFALVGGVWLLWLLGYNLSVAVAVGFIALAGVAAETGVVMLIYLENAWQEAQTRCAAEGRSPAPHDLHSAIMEGAVERVRPKMMTVTAIMAGLLPIMWSSGTGSEVMSRIAAPMVGGMVSSTVLTLVVIPVIYALVKSREIR